In Quercus lobata isolate SW786 chromosome 12, ValleyOak3.0 Primary Assembly, whole genome shotgun sequence, a genomic segment contains:
- the LOC115970340 gene encoding uncharacterized protein LOC115970340, which translates to MSKALDRISQSPFTRRIEGAELPRRFHQPTFAIYNGRTDPVKHLTQAFGSRFITSSRVPRPLDSLLSLSIREGETLKAYSDRYWEMYNEIEGNYDDVVISTFKRGLPTKHGLRKSLTGKPVTSVHQLMDRIEKYKRVEEDQQTGKGKAKVVRQERRDFRSDRFNSSNRPRTITQDPREGKE; encoded by the exons ATGAGTAAAGCCCTGGACCGCATCTCCCAGTCGCCTTTCACGCGTAGAATAGAGGGAGCAGagcttcctcggcggttccatcaaccaacCTTTGCCATATACAATGGTCGGACAGACCCAGTAAAGCAT CTGACACAGGCTTTTGGTTCTCGCTTCATTACCAGCAGCAGAGTCCCTCGGCCCCTAGATTCCCTCCTATCCCTGTCCATACGAGAAGGAGAGACACTGAAGGCCTATTCAgacaggtactgggaaatgtataatgagatagagggaAACTACGATGACGTTGTCATCAGCACATTCAAGAGGGGCTTGCCGACAAAGCATGGTTTAAGAAAGTCCCTGACTGGGAAGCCGGTCACTAGTGTGCACCAACTCATGGACAGAATTgagaagtacaaaagggtcgaggaggaccagCAGACGGGGAAGGGCAAAGCAAAGGTTGTCcgtcaggagaggagggacttcaggtcggaccgcTTTAACAGCAGTAACAGGCCGAGAACCATTACACAAGATCCTAGAGAAGGTAAAGAGTGA
- the LOC115970975 gene encoding gibberellin 2-beta-dioxygenase 2, with translation MVVPSPTPIRTKKTKAVGIPTIDLSLNRSMLSKLIVKACEEYGFFKVVNHGVSKEIIARMEEEGSEFFGRTTTEKQRAGPASPFGYGCKSIGPNGDMGELEYLLLHTNSLSISERSQAISNDPTKFSCVVNDYIQAVKEVACEILDLVAEGLWVQDKCILSKLIRDVHSDSLLRLNHYPQVKDINDWDPTPKLFQHQCTNNRIGFGEHSDPQILTILQSNDVGGLQVSLHDGLWVPVPPDPTEFYVIVGDALQVLTNGRFVSARHRALANSMKPRMSMVYFGAPPLNSWIYPLPEFVSPQKPSLYKPFTWDQYKKAAYSLRLGDSRLDLFKIHNNIGDKTH, from the exons ATGGTTGTACCTTCTCCGACCCCAATAAGAACTAAGAAAACAAAGGCAGTAGGGATTCCAACCATTGATCTTTCTTTGAATAGGTCAATGTTATCTAAGTTAATAGTGAAAGCCTGTGAAGAATATGGTTTCTTCAAAGTTGTTAACCATGGTGTGTCAAAGGAGATAATAGCAAGGATGGAAGAGGAAGGGTCTGAGTTTTTTGGCAGAACAACCACAGAGAAGCAACGAGCTGGGCCAGCTAGTCCTTTTGGTTATGGCTGCAAAAGCATTGGCCCCAATGGCGATATGGGTGAGCTCGAATACCTTCTCCTTCACACAAACTCTCTGTCCATTTCTGAAAGATCACAAGCTATCTCCAATGACCCTACAAAATTCAG TTGTGTTGTGAATGATTACATACAAGCGGTTAAGGAAGTAGCGTGTGAGATTCTTGATCTTGTGGCTGAAGGCCTATGGGTCCAAGACAAGTGCATCCTCAGTAAGCTCATCAGAGACGTTCATAGTGACTCACTTCTTAGGCTCAATCACTATCCTCAAGTGAAAGACATCAATGATTGGGACCCAACACCCAAACTTTTTCAGCATCAGTGTACAAATAATAGGATAGGATTTGGTGAACATTCTGACCCTCAGATCTTGACCATCTTGCAATCAAACGACGTAGGGGGGCTTCAAGTATCTTTGCATGATGGGTTGTGGGTCCCAGTTCCTCCTGACCCCACTGAATTCTATGTGATCGTCGGTGATGCCTTACAG GTTTTGACAAATGGGAGGTTTGTGAGCGCAAGACATAGAGCATTGGCAAACTCAATGAAGCCAAGAATGTCCATGGTGTACTTTGGGGCTCCACCCCTTAACTCATGGATCTATCCTCTCCCAGAGTTTGTCTCACCTCAGAAACCAAGTCTCTATAAGCCCTTCACTTGGGACCAATACAAGAAAGCTGCTTACTCTCTCCGATTGGGAGATTCTCGTCTCGACCTTTTCAAGATTCATAATAATATTGGTGATAAAACTCACTGA